One part of the Dermacentor andersoni chromosome 2, qqDerAnde1_hic_scaffold, whole genome shotgun sequence genome encodes these proteins:
- the LOC129387005 gene encoding piggyBac transposable element-derived protein 3-like — protein MPSRERWPRKQVYASVLPDLPDVPSSTADERDGWFASQYYARYMDEQAFQLLHEMTEISYLQRTGRSMNSSPGEMKVFLGATLLMSCLGYPRARMYWSQGTRVAAVADKITRDRFFLIRSNLKVVNDLAVSDEEKEADRLWKVRPLLNIIRNACLTLQRSPNICVDEQIIPFTGKCPVKQFVPGKPNPTGLKNFILASPQGLVLDFEIFQGKGSLAQKKEHGIGAAVVLKLAGTLPCGSSLYFDRYFTGMHLLESLAEKNIRGTGTIMKSRLPKGLKLKGDREMRTEGRGAMSQCVGTVSNICITNWYDNKPIVLASTHVGMEPVDECTRFSKQERKKVAVKRPAVVAEYNTYMGGVDLCDRMLSYYPTTMRTKKWTIRTLIFMMDVGVVNSWLLYKQDHRELDTPRKNIMQLLDFKLELAHFLLASDKGFASSESDCEALPLRKPAVVPLPSPSVRTLGASHMPELVDQKSASRCRNPGCCERTKFRCSKCNLFLCLTAGRNCFKAFHKK, from the coding sequence ATGCCTTCTCGCGAAAGGTGGCCTCGGAAGCAAGTCTACGCATCCGTCCTTCCCGATCTACCTGATGTACCGTCGTCTACGGCCGATGAAAGAGATGGCTGGTTTGCAAGTCAGTACTATGCCAGATACATGGATGAGCAGGCATTTCAGCTTCTCCACGAAATGACTGAAATTTCGTACCTCCAGCGCACAGGACGGTCGATGAACTCATCTCCTGGAGAAATGAAGGTATTCCTAGGAGCCACGTTGCTCATGAGCTGCTTGGGTTACCCTCGAGCTAGAATGTATTGGAGCCAAGGAACACGTGTCGCCGCCGTAGCCGACAAAATAACCAGGGATCGGTTTTTTCTCATACGATCGAACCTCAAGGTCGTCAACGACCTCGCTGTTTCCGACGAAGAGAAAGAAGCCGATCGGCTATGGAAAGTGCGTCCTCTTCTTAACATCATTAGAAACGCTTGCCTCACTCTGCAGCGCTCACCAAATATCTGCGTGGACGAGCAAATTATTCCCTTCACCGGTAAATGCCCAGTGAAGCAGTTCGTTCCTGGAAAGCCCAACCCGACAGGCCTGAAGAACTTTATCTTGGCTAGCCCTCAAGGCCTTGTTTTAGATTTCGAAATCTTTCAGGGTAAAGGAAGCCtcgcacaaaagaaagaacatggAATCGGTGCTGCCGTTGTGCTGAAGCTTGCTGGGACGTTGCCGTGTGGAAGCTCGCTGTATTTTGACAGATATTTTACAGGAATGCATCTTCTTGAGTCATTGGCAGAAAAGAATATCAGGGGGACAGGGACAATCATGAAATCACGGCTTCCGAAGGGGCTGAAGCTCAAAGGGGACCGGGAAATGCGTACGGAAGGTCGTGGGGCAATGTCTCAGTGTGTCGGCACTGTCTCTAACATATGCATCACGAACTGGTACGATAACAAACCGATCGTGCTGGCCTCCACCCACGTGGGCATGGAGCCTGTGGATGAGTGTACGCGATTTTCAAAGCAGGAGCGAAAGAAAGTTGCTGTCAAGAGACCAGCAGTTGTCGCAGAGTACAACACTTACATGGGGGGTGTTGATCTCTGCGACAGAATGCTGAGCTACTACCCCACTACCATGCGCACAAAGAAGTGGACGATTCGGACCCTCATCTTCATGATGGATGTCGGAGTTGTGAACTCTTGGCTCCTTTACAAGCAAGATCACCGGGAGCTGGACACGCCGAGAAAAAACATCATGCAACTGCTGGACTTTAAGCTCGAGCTCGCCCATTTTCTGCTTGCCTCAGACAAGGGGTTTGCCTCAAGTGAAAGTGATTGCGAAGCCTTGCCACTGCGGAAGCCAGCAGTTGTGCCACTTCCATCACCATCCGTGCGCACACTCGGTGCGTCACACATGCCGGAACTCGTGGACCAAAAGTCCGCAAGCAGGTGTCGGAACCCTGGCTGCTGCGAAAGGACCAAGTTTCGATGCAGCAAGTGCAACCTATTCTTGTGCTTGACAGCTGGCCGCAACTGCTTCAAAGCATTTCACAAGAAATGA